From Arthrobacter sp. FW306-2-2C-D06B, a single genomic window includes:
- a CDS encoding dihydrofolate reductase family protein codes for MAVRVDLNISLDGFATTTDATPENPFGSDWGRLVEAYTSTRTFRERVLHDTSGEGTTGVDDKYAAAYFEGIGAEIMGAGMFGFHNFPDDPDWKGWWGDEPPFRVPVYVLTHTPRPAISMAGGTTFNFVSASPEEVLERALSAAGEKDVRIGGGPTVVRDYLRAGLVDQLHVAITPILLGSGIRLWDDLRGLESDYTVTSETAESGIVHLTFRR; via the coding sequence ATGGCTGTTCGAGTTGACCTGAATATCTCGCTGGATGGTTTCGCCACGACCACCGACGCAACTCCGGAGAATCCCTTTGGCTCGGATTGGGGCCGCCTGGTCGAGGCATATACGTCCACACGCACGTTCCGTGAGCGGGTCTTGCATGACACGAGCGGAGAAGGAACGACCGGCGTCGACGACAAATACGCAGCGGCCTACTTCGAAGGCATCGGAGCGGAGATTATGGGTGCCGGCATGTTCGGGTTCCACAACTTCCCGGACGATCCGGACTGGAAGGGCTGGTGGGGCGACGAGCCTCCGTTCCGCGTCCCCGTGTACGTCCTCACTCACACGCCCCGCCCTGCCATCTCGATGGCCGGCGGTACGACTTTCAACTTCGTAAGTGCCAGCCCGGAAGAAGTACTTGAAAGAGCACTCAGTGCGGCGGGTGAAAAGGATGTGCGTATCGGAGGCGGCCCTACCGTTGTGCGCGACTACCTCAGGGCCGGACTTGTCGATCAGCTGCACGTCGCGATCACACCGATCCTGCTCGGTAGTGGAATACGGCTTTGGGACGATCTCCGGGGTCTGGAAAGCGACTACACGGTCACGTCAGAGACCGCCGAAAGCGGCATCGTCCACCTCACCTTCCGCCGATAA